The DNA segment CGGGATGAATCTCCTGCTGGATTTTTTTAAACATCCTGCTCCTATGCCAATCTTCATTATTGACAAACGTTTCCGGAATATCCAGTTCCAAGTCTTGGTCTCTATTGTACCAATTGGCAAATTCGACTTCTTCTTCGGCTGTAATTGTCTTGTCCAGCCATTTAGCGGCCAGTTCCTGATATCGTTTATTTTCTTTAGAATTGTCCATCCGTTATAGGGGCTATATAACAGAGGTCTCTTGTGAAAGACGAATCCCTTACTCCATTGAAAAATATTTTACAGCAAGGTCATCATAAATTGATTTAGCCCTGCACGCAAAGATTTAATCGCCTTCCCTAAATGCGCTTCAACGGTTTTTTCAGAGATTTCCAACTCCTCCGCAATCTTTTTTTGAGACAAGCCCCGCTCCTTACTCATCCGGTATACCAGGCGACATTTTTCAGGTAAGGCACAAACGAGTTTCTCTAACTGGTCTTTGAGCTCCAGAAAATCCAACCATTCCTGAGTAGAATCATCGGCGATTCCCTTCATGCCCAGACTATCGGTATATTTTTGTTGATGGTATTGCTTGTCCAGCGCCTTGATGACCCTATATTTTACAGATACAGACAAGTAAGCCGATAAACTGGAAGTAATCTTTAAGCTTTCTCTCCGGTTCCAGAGGGAAACGAAAATATGCTGTACAATTTCTTCTGCCTCTTCCAGGTCTTTTACTTTATGTGCTGCAACGAGAAATAGCTTCTTCCAATATCGGTTATAGATCTCTGTAAAGGCCGTATGGTCTCCATCTTGCAATAAGCCAGTTAATTCCGAATCAGTAAAACTGCGATACCTATTCATGATGCACTCCTTTTCTTAAATTCTAAAGAATAAGACCATAGAGATTGGCCTTGCTGTATTGTTCCCTCACAATTGTAACAAAATAATTAGGTAAAAAGAACTGAGGAATAGGGTAAAAAGTTGCGCATACGTTTGCATTATACATTTCAAACGTATGCGTAAATTAAAAGCAAGAAAGATAAATGGGCTTAATTCTGATCTTCTTTGATAAATACCAGATGCATTAGCATCAAGATATCATGATATCTTTTCTTTAAACTTTTCTCATTGAAAATGTACTTGAGATCAAACGCATATTAATAACATATGAAAAACATTACGTAAATCACTGAGGGTGTTTCACAAACTGTGTCAATAGTGTAACTTTAAACTATCGACATAATTATGGCAACACAAGAAGACTTTGATTTCGAAAGCTTCAAAAAGGAAGCTATAGCTGGCTTATATGCCGGCAAGAAAATGACTGGCACGGATGGGGTACTAGCCCCGATGATGAAACACTTTCTGGAATCTATGATGACCGGAGAGCTGGAGCACCACATTTCAGAAAGTAAGCCAGCCGGTCAGTCCAACCGTAAGAACGGGAAAAGTAAGAAGACGGTTCGCAGCTTGAGCTCGGGAGAGTTTGAATTGGAAACCGGTCGGGACCGCCTGGGCACTTTTGACCCTAAGGTTGTCCCCAAACGCCAACTGATCATTACAGAAGAACTGGAAGGCAACATCCTCTCGATGTATGCAATGGGGATGAGTACGCGTGCTATGCGTGATTATATCCAGGAAATGTACGCCATGGATATTTCTGCAGCTGAGATCTCACGCATTACTGACAGCGTACTACCAGCCGTGCAGGAATGGCGCAACAGACCCTTAGAAGCAGTTTACCCCTTTGTCTTCCTGGATTGCATGTTCTTTAAGGTCAGGGTAAATGGTGTAGTGGAAACCCGTGCGATCTACAATATCCTGGGTGTGGATATTGAAGGCAAAAAAGATGTTTTGGGGCTTTATACGGCTGAAAACGAAGGCGCCAAATTCTGGCTTTCGGTACTCACTGATCTAAAAACGCGTGGTGTTGAAGATATCCTGATCGCCTGCATTGATGGACTAAAGGGCTTCCCTGAAGCTGTAGAGGCTGTCTTTCCAAAGACCAGGGTACAGCTTTGCATTGTTCACCAGATCCGCTGTTCTATGCGCTATGTTCCTGAGAAAGATAAAAAGGCAGTAATGGCCGATATGAAGCCAATCTATCAGGCGAATAATGAACAGCTGGGATATGAAAAATTGCTGGAGTTCGAAGAGAAATGGGGGACGAAATATCCCCTGAGTTGTAAGTCCTGGCTGGACAACTGGGTAAAC comes from the Pedobacter sp. FW305-3-2-15-E-R2A2 genome and includes:
- a CDS encoding RNA polymerase sigma-70 factor — encoded protein: MNRYRSFTDSELTGLLQDGDHTAFTEIYNRYWKKLFLVAAHKVKDLEEAEEIVQHIFVSLWNRRESLKITSSLSAYLSVSVKYRVIKALDKQYHQQKYTDSLGMKGIADDSTQEWLDFLELKDQLEKLVCALPEKCRLVYRMSKERGLSQKKIAEELEISEKTVEAHLGKAIKSLRAGLNQFMMTLL
- a CDS encoding IS256 family transposase; translated protein: MATQEDFDFESFKKEAIAGLYAGKKMTGTDGVLAPMMKHFLESMMTGELEHHISESKPAGQSNRKNGKSKKTVRSLSSGEFELETGRDRLGTFDPKVVPKRQLIITEELEGNILSMYAMGMSTRAMRDYIQEMYAMDISAAEISRITDSVLPAVQEWRNRPLEAVYPFVFLDCMFFKVRVNGVVETRAIYNILGVDIEGKKDVLGLYTAENEGAKFWLSVLTDLKTRGVEDILIACIDGLKGFPEAVEAVFPKTRVQLCIVHQIRCSMRYVPEKDKKAVMADMKPIYQANNEQLGYEKLLEFEEKWGTKYPLSCKSWLDNWVNLSAFFEYDQGIRKIIYTTNPIEGVHRQIRKITKTKGAFSSEQALMKLMYLVIKNISKKWTMPIHNWGPAFSQLYIKFGDRILQENKGF